The following are encoded in a window of Gossypium raimondii isolate GPD5lz chromosome 13, ASM2569854v1, whole genome shotgun sequence genomic DNA:
- the LOC105784190 gene encoding uncharacterized protein LOC105784190, whose translation MWEIRKFVGPYTCISTHMTEDHGKLDSKTTCTCIMPMVKDMPTIKFSILITELQAQFQYRVLYRKAWIAKQMAMEQLYGDYDSSYNKLQGWIVAMREYVLGTVIELHTIPYYGPDDQLQLAKRNFHRMFWTFDPCVRAFPHCKPFVQVDGTWLYGKYTQILVLVVAQDGNRNVLPIAFAIVDKENMESWEFFLTNLQRYVISNDNICIISDRGKGLIAAIRCSGVPWRSVYCIRHIATNFHKDYKNADWKRQVVAMAYKSEPHIFWQKMIRLGSEMEG comes from the exons atgtgggagatacgaaaatttgttggtccttatacatgcatatcaacacatatgacagaagatcatggaaaacttgattcgaaaactacctgtacgtgtatcatgccaatggtgaaggacatgccgaccattaaatTTTCGATACTGATTACCGAATTGCAAGCACaattccagtatcgagtcttatatcggaaggcatggatagctaaacagatggcaatgGAGCAACTGTATGGGGATTACGATTCATCATATAACAAGCTTCAAGGTTGGATAGTTGCTATGCGGGAGTACGTACTGGGGACTGTGATTGAGTTGCATACAATACCATATTATGGCCCGGACGACCAGTTACAACTGGCAAAAAGAAatttccatcggatgttctggacgtttgatccatgtgtacgggcatttccccactgcaagccattcgtgcaggtggatgggacctggctatatggaaaatatacacagatcctaGTTCTTGTAGTTGCTCAAGACGGCAACAGaaacgtgctcccgatagcatttgctatcgtagataaagagaacatggagtcttgggaattcttcctcacaAACCTAcagaggtatgttattagcaatgataacatttgcatcatctccgatagagggaagggtttaattgcagcaATTAGGTGTTCCGGTGTGCcgtggagatccgtttactgcatcCGTCACATTGCGACTAACTTCCACAAAGATTAcaagaatgcagactggaagagacaagtcgtggcaatgg CGTACAAGTCAGAGCCACATATTTTTTGGCAAAAAATGATCCGACTTGGGAGTGAAATGGAGGGGTAG